A single window of Sulfurimonas crateris DNA harbors:
- a CDS encoding ankyrin repeat domain-containing protein, whose translation MNKWIELLKNNDIIGIKKYLKEGADVNEANDTGESVLASSLRHGCDFELIMLLVDSGADIYDFDEEGVSIFDMAVTYNNIEMVKYLISKGIDVNATTRRSRFTPLMAAACYGRLEIAKLLLESGADKNAVDAKGISVTDFARKTNKKSILLLLDYDESAPKNTNYAR comes from the coding sequence ATGAACAAATGGATTGAACTTTTAAAAAATAACGACATTATAGGTATAAAAAAGTACCTAAAAGAGGGCGCAGACGTAAATGAAGCCAACGATACAGGAGAGTCTGTTCTTGCCTCATCATTAAGACACGGATGTGATTTTGAACTCATTATGTTACTGGTTGATAGCGGCGCAGACATATATGATTTTGACGAAGAGGGTGTAAGCATTTTTGATATGGCTGTTACCTATAACAACATTGAGATGGTAAAGTACTTGATATCAAAAGGCATAGATGTTAATGCTACTACAAGAAGAAGCAGATTTACTCCTTTGATGGCGGCTGCTTGCTACGGTCGTCTTGAGATAGCGAAACTTCTTTTAGAGAGTGGCGCAGATAAAAATGCCGTTGATGCAAAGGGGATCAGCGTCACGGATTTTGCAAGAAAAACAAACAAAAAAAGCATTTTACTTCTTTTGGATTATGACGAGAGTGCGCCTAAAAACACAAACTATGCCAGATAG
- a CDS encoding tetrahydrodipicolinate N-succinyltransferase N-terminal domain-containing protein — protein MEIIQTTDAFKALIQNIKSSTKGYKDPLAFGICRVDMGQLNLTKTLQATYPVINWNENFGSAAIFIQALQEQGIEIDFNESEVVCNINALFLESCLNAFTPYADEAYGDAHKNIQVVSALYNQIMNSGSLEGEFKVTFIFADEPLQSVEATYLKLYALSQAKVELRSINLNGAFGALPNVAWSNGQPIELDYLREFEIELKLSNEYPHIDFIDKFPRFLQHIIPADNTRILDTSKVRFGAQLAAGTTVMPGASYINFNAGTTGPVMVEGRISSSAIVGAGSDVGGGASILGVLSGTDGNPITIGKNTLLGANSTCGIPLGDGCIIDGGLAIFAGTKVHLNDEEIKELQEVNPGAAFSNIMKGSELAGFNGVHFRQNSLNGQYVAQRSTREIKLNAELH, from the coding sequence ATGGAAATCATTCAGACTACAGATGCTTTTAAGGCACTTATTCAAAATATTAAATCATCAACAAAGGGTTATAAAGATCCTTTGGCATTTGGTATATGCAGAGTAGATATGGGGCAGTTAAATCTTACGAAAACACTTCAAGCTACCTATCCTGTTATTAACTGGAATGAAAACTTCGGGAGTGCAGCTATTTTTATTCAAGCGCTGCAAGAGCAAGGCATTGAGATAGATTTCAACGAGAGTGAAGTTGTATGCAACATAAACGCTTTGTTCTTAGAAAGTTGTTTGAACGCGTTCACACCTTATGCAGATGAAGCTTACGGAGATGCTCACAAAAATATTCAGGTCGTCTCCGCTCTATATAACCAAATAATGAACAGCGGCTCTTTAGAGGGTGAGTTTAAAGTAACGTTTATCTTTGCAGATGAGCCGCTTCAAAGCGTTGAAGCTACTTACTTAAAGCTATACGCACTCTCACAGGCAAAAGTTGAACTAAGAAGCATAAACCTAAACGGTGCGTTTGGTGCACTGCCAAATGTTGCTTGGTCAAACGGACAGCCTATAGAGCTTGATTATCTTCGTGAATTTGAGATCGAGCTAAAACTATCAAACGAATATCCGCATATTGACTTTATAGATAAATTTCCAAGATTCCTGCAGCATATTATCCCTGCAGACAATACGCGTATACTCGATACTTCAAAAGTAAGATTCGGCGCACAGCTTGCAGCAGGTACAACTGTAATGCCTGGAGCATCATACATTAACTTCAATGCAGGAACAACAGGTCCTGTAATGGTAGAGGGAAGAATCTCAAGCTCTGCAATAGTCGGAGCAGGAAGCGATGTCGGAGGTGGAGCTTCTATACTTGGTGTTCTTAGCGGAACAGACGGCAACCCGATAACTATAGGTAAAAATACGCTTTTAGGAGCAAATTCTACTTGCGGTATTCCGCTTGGTGATGGCTGTATTATTGATGGCGGACTGGCTATTTTTGCCGGAACTAAAGTTCATCTAAATGATGAAGAGATAAAAGAGCTTCAAGAGGTTAATCCTGGTGCGGCATTTTCAAATATTATGAAAGGGTCAGAACTTGCAGGGTTTAACGGAGTCCATTTTAGACAAAACTCTCTAAATGGTCAGTATGTAGCCCAAAGAAGTACAAGAGAGATTAAATTAAACGCTGAGCTGCACTAA
- the leuB gene encoding 3-isopropylmalate dehydrogenase codes for MKTYKIALIKGDGIGPEIIDEAVKVLDAVASCCDIEFSYEEALMGGCAYDITGDPLPQETINISLNSDAVLFGAIGGQKWDNLPREKRPESGLLRFRKELGVYANLRPAVVYDELVNASSLKPEIVKGVDLMVVRELIGGIYFGEPKGRDENRGWNTMVYTREEIVRIAHQAFKIAMTRSKRVCSVDKANVLDVSQLWRDVVTEVAEEYPEVELSHMYVDNAAMQLIRDPKQFDVMLTGNIFGDILSDEASMLSGSIGLLPSASVGAKIGVYEPIHGSAPDIAGQGIANPIATISSASMMLRYALGENDAADKIDAAIKRALKEGYRTKDLAQFDAKEVCSTSEMGSIIANYAAK; via the coding sequence ATGAAAACATATAAAATCGCACTTATCAAGGGTGACGGAATCGGCCCTGAGATTATAGATGAAGCAGTAAAGGTTTTAGATGCCGTAGCTTCATGCTGTGATATAGAGTTCTCTTATGAAGAGGCTCTAATGGGCGGCTGTGCTTATGATATTACCGGTGATCCGCTTCCTCAAGAGACGATCAACATCTCACTAAACAGTGATGCTGTACTTTTTGGTGCGATCGGCGGTCAAAAATGGGATAATCTGCCTCGTGAGAAGAGACCTGAGAGCGGACTTTTAAGATTTCGTAAAGAGCTTGGCGTCTATGCGAACCTGCGTCCTGCAGTCGTTTATGATGAACTTGTAAATGCTTCATCACTAAAGCCTGAGATAGTAAAAGGCGTTGATCTTATGGTCGTTCGCGAACTGATCGGCGGCATCTACTTCGGTGAACCAAAAGGGCGTGACGAGAACAGAGGGTGGAACACTATGGTCTACACTCGTGAAGAGATCGTAAGAATTGCTCATCAGGCGTTTAAAATAGCTATGACAAGAAGCAAAAGAGTCTGTTCGGTAGACAAAGCGAATGTTTTGGATGTCTCACAGCTTTGGAGAGACGTAGTGACCGAGGTTGCAGAGGAGTATCCTGAGGTTGAGCTCTCTCATATGTACGTTGATAATGCCGCAATGCAGCTTATCCGCGATCCTAAGCAGTTTGACGTAATGCTGACAGGAAATATTTTCGGCGATATTTTGAGTGATGAAGCTAGTATGCTATCAGGCTCAATTGGACTCTTGCCTTCAGCTTCAGTAGGAGCAAAGATCGGTGTTTATGAGCCGATACACGGCTCTGCTCCTGATATTGCAGGGCAGGGAATCGCAAACCCAATTGCTACTATCTCATCTGCTTCAATGATGCTTCGTTATGCTTTGGGCGAAAATGATGCGGCTGACAAGATAGATGCAGCTATTAAAAGAGCTTTAAAAGAGGGTTACAGAACAAAAGACTTGGCTCAGTTTGATGCTAAAGAGGTCTGTTCTACAAGCGAAATGGGCTCTATTATCGCTAATTATGCGGCAAAATGA
- a CDS encoding SH3 domain-containing protein, with amino-acid sequence MRYIFLLLSITIFVGCAPKESQPKSESRVEDTAEVEAVEDVVYLQEVQKDLKKIEIKEVEIHDLLNIPQDASYYAESIENNKTIYDIQKKYDKNYFSVWNIEKPQEDLKSVMWPFASFKVNKSYGENLRLLEESFFQQMIENANFKAYGTINKKALTLKHSNMRAFPTIRPLLKDPTAAGEGFPFDYLQNSSIHANEPLFISHYSKDREWAFIFTGYASGWLKSNEFVVLKDEHTDKWQKAKKVSITVEDSPIYDTKGNFLFKSKVGMVFPLISEEKDTYTILAVSSFKNSKPLFLKSKIYKDKATKDLLSLNKSSLTSIINEVSKTNYGWGGMYEQRDCSSMLRDMFTPFGIWLPRNSYQQSKIGKVISLENLSDDEKIDTIKENAIPFETLLYKRGHVVLYVGTYDDEIVVFHNTWGIKTKNDKDEGRVIIGKPIFSSLRLGQYQENYDEEAEILKNLTSMNILTR; translated from the coding sequence TTGAGATATATTTTTTTACTTTTATCTATAACTATATTTGTCGGCTGTGCACCAAAAGAGAGTCAGCCAAAGAGTGAGAGCAGAGTAGAGGATACGGCTGAAGTTGAAGCCGTTGAAGATGTTGTATATCTGCAGGAAGTTCAAAAAGATCTCAAAAAGATAGAGATCAAAGAGGTAGAGATACATGACCTGCTCAATATACCTCAGGATGCAAGCTACTACGCAGAGAGTATAGAGAACAATAAAACCATTTATGATATTCAAAAAAAGTATGATAAGAACTATTTTAGTGTCTGGAATATTGAGAAGCCTCAAGAGGACCTAAAGTCTGTAATGTGGCCTTTTGCATCGTTTAAAGTCAATAAAAGTTACGGGGAGAACCTGCGTCTTTTAGAGGAGAGCTTCTTTCAACAAATGATAGAGAATGCAAACTTTAAAGCATATGGCACGATCAATAAAAAGGCTCTAACGCTTAAACATAGCAACATGAGAGCCTTTCCTACAATAAGACCGCTTTTAAAAGACCCTACTGCAGCGGGAGAGGGTTTCCCTTTTGATTACCTGCAAAACAGCTCAATACATGCAAATGAACCGCTTTTTATATCTCACTATTCAAAAGATAGAGAGTGGGCGTTTATATTTACAGGATACGCTTCTGGGTGGCTAAAGTCTAACGAGTTTGTAGTTTTAAAAGATGAGCATACTGATAAGTGGCAAAAAGCAAAAAAAGTCTCCATTACCGTTGAAGATAGCCCGATATACGATACCAAAGGAAACTTTTTATTTAAATCAAAAGTCGGCATGGTATTCCCGCTAATATCTGAAGAAAAAGATACATATACGATACTTGCCGTCTCATCATTTAAAAATTCAAAACCGCTCTTTTTAAAATCTAAAATATACAAAGATAAAGCGACAAAAGATCTACTCTCGCTTAATAAGAGTAGTCTAACATCTATTATAAACGAGGTTTCAAAAACAAACTACGGTTGGGGCGGAATGTATGAACAAAGAGATTGCTCATCTATGCTTAGAGATATGTTTACGCCCTTTGGTATATGGCTTCCAAGAAACTCTTACCAGCAGAGCAAAATAGGCAAGGTGATATCTCTTGAAAACCTCTCGGATGATGAGAAGATAGATACAATTAAAGAGAATGCTATACCATTCGAGACGCTTCTATATAAAAGAGGACACGTTGTCCTATATGTAGGAACTTATGATGATGAGATAGTGGTTTTTCATAATACATGGGGCATAAAGACAAAAAATGACAAAGATGAGGGCAGGGTAATAATAGGAAAGCCTATTTTTAGCTCTTTAAGACTTGGGCAATATCAAGAAAATTATGATGAAGAGGCAGAGATCCTCAAAAATCTGACAAGTATGAATATATTGACAAGATAA
- a CDS encoding CiaD-like domain-containing protein, protein MELKDVILSTLAEMESDKPQKNIISNPKPLKEVKEKIQEEQQEEEKEEIRVEEESDLEDEQTPNNELFFLKSMRERLLVLFEGFQAPNNTNIEAKIDMTLNFLEYVLVTIDSRVEEIERGKRK, encoded by the coding sequence ATGGAACTAAAAGATGTAATCCTCTCTACTTTGGCGGAGATGGAGAGTGATAAGCCCCAAAAAAATATAATCAGTAACCCAAAACCTCTTAAGGAAGTTAAAGAGAAAATCCAAGAAGAGCAACAAGAAGAAGAAAAAGAAGAGATTAGAGTTGAAGAGGAGTCTGATCTTGAAGATGAGCAGACCCCAAACAATGAGCTCTTCTTCTTAAAATCTATGAGAGAGAGACTGCTTGTGCTTTTTGAAGGCTTTCAAGCTCCAAATAACACAAATATAGAGGCTAAGATAGATATGACGCTCAATTTTTTGGAGTATGTTCTAGTTACCATAGATTCAAGAGTTGAAGAGATTGAAAGAGGTAAGCGAAAATGA
- a CDS encoding competence/damage-inducible protein A, producing MNFYACIIGSEILNGRRVDKHFEFVKNELQKYGHELFASFIIKDDEKLIKNIYKLVKDDDKSVMFSFGGIGATPDDLTRAIAAEVFTSKPLKRHKQFEKDIIERFGDEAYPHRVHMSDLPQDADLLQNPINNMSGFSLQDRFFFTPGFPQMSHPMIASVIERLFGTSVQKYRATLLANTSENTLINIMKIIPPEIELSSLPILGSEGASVEISLCASNKGLVDKNFKLFKDFLEDSGISYNII from the coding sequence ATGAACTTTTATGCATGCATTATCGGCAGTGAGATATTAAACGGCCGCAGAGTTGACAAACATTTTGAATTTGTAAAAAATGAGTTGCAAAAGTATGGGCATGAGCTCTTCGCCTCTTTTATTATTAAAGATGATGAGAAGCTTATCAAAAATATATATAAGCTTGTAAAAGATGATGACAAAAGCGTAATGTTCTCTTTTGGCGGCATAGGCGCTACCCCTGATGATCTTACAAGAGCTATAGCTGCGGAGGTCTTTACTTCCAAACCGCTAAAAAGACATAAACAGTTTGAGAAGGACATTATAGAGAGGTTTGGCGATGAGGCATACCCTCACAGAGTTCATATGTCCGATCTGCCGCAAGATGCAGACCTTCTTCAAAATCCCATCAACAATATGTCAGGTTTTTCTCTGCAAGATAGATTCTTTTTTACTCCTGGATTTCCACAGATGTCGCACCCGATGATCGCCTCGGTTATCGAGCGTTTATTTGGCACCTCAGTGCAAAAATACAGAGCCACCCTGCTCGCAAACACAAGCGAAAATACGCTTATAAATATTATGAAAATCATTCCGCCTGAAATAGAGCTCTCATCTCTGCCGATACTTGGCAGTGAGGGCGCATCTGTTGAGATATCTTTATGCGCTTCAAACAAAGGACTTGTAGATAAAAACTTTAAGCTGTTTAAAGATTTTTTGGAAGATTCAGGAATATCATATAATATAATTTAA
- a CDS encoding 3-isopropylmalate dehydratase small subunit — MQKANINGKVWRFGKDIDTDLIIAARYLNTSVPEELAKHVMEDADPEFVNKMSRGDVIVADENFGCGSSREHAPIALKAAGVAAVIAPTFARIFYRNAFNMGLPIFELKESSEIAEGDEISVDMNNGTITNKTSGKVYNFTPIPAFMQELIDAGGLMNFAQNEIKGK, encoded by the coding sequence ATGCAAAAAGCAAATATTAACGGCAAAGTTTGGAGATTTGGAAAAGATATTGATACAGATTTGATCATAGCAGCTCGTTATTTGAACACGTCAGTACCCGAAGAGTTGGCAAAACACGTTATGGAAGATGCAGACCCTGAGTTCGTCAATAAGATGAGCAGAGGAGACGTAATAGTCGCAGATGAGAATTTCGGCTGCGGAAGTTCCCGTGAACACGCTCCAATAGCTCTTAAAGCGGCAGGTGTTGCAGCAGTTATAGCTCCTACGTTCGCAAGAATCTTTTATCGTAACGCTTTTAATATGGGACTTCCTATATTTGAACTAAAAGAGAGCAGTGAGATTGCCGAGGGTGATGAGATAAGCGTAGATATGAACAATGGAACGATTACCAATAAAACATCAGGAAAAGTTTATAACTTCACGCCGATCCCTGCGTTTATGCAAGAGCTGATCGATGCAGGCGGACTTATGAATTTTGCACAAAATGAGATTAAAGGTAAATAA
- a CDS encoding DUF6166 domain-containing protein, which yields MAIMRNNHVFKGHKTLLGAKYVTYGELELPLRYDIFSSSKNGFDWGHTGSAAQQLSFSILYQLSNEEFARENTLLFTTEIVSKFSGRDWIISASEVSKWIEKHTIKDDIQTISKEKKDEQPANVLILKTPKASKKPRAKSNVVKKICSELQITQKDLANILEIPEGTVSSWAVKDEIPRLGKKAIEFYMQSQKNEQIVESYKNFVKMLEVS from the coding sequence ATGGCTATCATGCGTAATAATCATGTCTTCAAAGGGCATAAAACACTTTTGGGTGCAAAGTATGTAACATACGGTGAACTCGAACTTCCACTTAGATACGATATCTTTTCTTCATCAAAAAACGGCTTTGACTGGGGTCATACAGGAAGCGCCGCACAGCAACTCTCATTTTCTATACTTTATCAACTAAGCAACGAAGAGTTTGCCAGAGAGAACACGCTGCTCTTTACAACAGAGATAGTTTCAAAATTTAGCGGAAGAGATTGGATAATATCAGCTTCAGAGGTCTCAAAATGGATAGAGAAACATACAATAAAAGATGATATCCAAACCATCTCTAAAGAGAAAAAAGATGAACAACCTGCAAATGTATTAATTTTAAAGACGCCAAAGGCCTCTAAAAAACCAAGAGCGAAGAGCAATGTTGTAAAAAAGATATGCAGTGAACTTCAGATCACACAAAAAGATCTTGCAAATATTTTAGAGATCCCAGAGGGAACGGTTAGCAGCTGGGCTGTAAAGGATGAGATCCCAAGACTGGGAAAAAAAGCTATAGAGTTTTATATGCAGAGCCAGAAAAATGAGCAGATAGTCGAGAGTTACAAAAACTTTGTAAAGATGCTTGAAGTATCATAA
- the purU gene encoding formyltetrahydrofolate deformylase yields MSQYRVLIDANDEKGLVHKISSVFFQNDLNILSNNEFVDKENNKFFMRSVVDGDIVLDKLYQSLCDVLPQNANVDVIAPKNKNIIIMATKEMHALGDILIRHEAGELEANILAVISNYSDLESLVSKFNIPFICISHEGLNREEHENKILKCLTEFEEIDYIVLAKYMRILTPKFVEVYENRIINIHHSFLPAFIGANPYKQAYERGVKIIGATSHFVNNNLDEGPIIAQEVIHVDHAYGWRDMQRSGKDVEKVVLSRALKLALEDRIFVYENKTVIFQG; encoded by the coding sequence ATGAGTCAATACAGAGTCCTCATAGATGCAAATGATGAAAAAGGCTTGGTGCATAAAATATCAAGCGTCTTTTTTCAAAACGACTTAAACATCCTCTCAAACAATGAGTTTGTAGATAAAGAGAATAATAAATTTTTTATGAGAAGCGTTGTTGACGGCGATATCGTTTTAGACAAGCTCTACCAATCCCTGTGTGATGTTCTGCCGCAAAATGCTAACGTAGATGTGATAGCCCCTAAAAATAAAAATATAATCATCATGGCGACAAAAGAGATGCATGCTCTTGGCGATATTCTCATAAGACACGAAGCAGGGGAGTTAGAGGCAAATATATTGGCTGTTATATCAAACTACAGCGACTTGGAGTCTCTTGTAAGCAAGTTTAATATTCCATTCATCTGCATCTCTCATGAAGGTTTAAACAGAGAAGAGCATGAAAATAAGATTCTTAAGTGTTTGACAGAGTTTGAAGAGATAGACTATATTGTTCTGGCAAAATATATGAGGATTTTAACTCCTAAGTTTGTGGAGGTTTATGAGAACAGGATCATAAACATTCATCACTCTTTTTTGCCTGCTTTTATAGGTGCAAATCCTTATAAACAGGCTTATGAGAGAGGCGTTAAGATCATAGGGGCCACATCTCACTTTGTTAACAACAATCTTGATGAGGGTCCGATCATTGCCCAAGAGGTCATACACGTCGATCACGCTTACGGCTGGAGAGATATGCAGCGCTCAGGCAAGGATGTTGAAAAAGTAGTTTTATCCAGAGCTTTAAAGCTGGCACTTGAAGATAGAATATTTGTATATGAAAATAAAACCGTTATTTTTCAGGGATAG
- a CDS encoding malic enzyme-like NAD(P)-binding protein yields MSKKSTTDQEALDYHEFPRPGKISVEATKAVETQKDLSLAYTPGVAIPCLAIQKNPEDAYRYTAKKNLVAVISNGTAVLGLGNIGALASKPVMEGKSVLFKNFSGLDCFDIEVDTQSIDRFCSVVTAIAPTFGGINLEDIKSPECFEIERRLVEELNIPVMHDDQHGTAVISAAGIINACIVTHRKIEDLKIVVVGAGAAAISCARLYRKLGVREIYMLDSKGVIHNGRSDLNAYKREFCAGGYMTHSEVFECADVVVGLSRPGTFSVEDIKTMANEPIVFTLANPTPEIFPQEILKARPDAVVATGRSDFDNQVNNVLGFPFIFRGAMDVRARKINDEMKIAAAYALADLARSEVPKYLSELYGKKIKFGKDYLIPKPFDKRLIVEISSAVAQAAVDSGASVMKDFDIKAYKKELAKILK; encoded by the coding sequence ATGTCTAAAAAATCAACTACTGATCAAGAAGCTTTGGATTATCATGAATTTCCAAGACCCGGAAAAATATCGGTTGAGGCTACAAAAGCTGTAGAGACTCAAAAAGACTTATCGTTGGCATATACTCCAGGTGTTGCGATCCCATGTTTAGCAATACAGAAGAATCCTGAGGATGCTTACAGATATACAGCTAAAAAGAATCTTGTTGCAGTTATCTCAAACGGAACGGCAGTTCTTGGACTTGGAAATATCGGAGCATTAGCATCTAAGCCTGTTATGGAAGGTAAGAGCGTATTGTTTAAAAACTTCTCGGGACTTGATTGTTTTGACATAGAAGTAGATACCCAGAGTATAGATAGGTTTTGTTCAGTTGTAACTGCTATTGCTCCAACTTTTGGCGGGATAAACTTAGAAGATATAAAATCACCGGAATGTTTTGAGATAGAGAGACGTTTAGTAGAAGAGTTAAATATCCCCGTAATGCATGATGATCAGCATGGAACAGCAGTTATTTCTGCCGCAGGAATTATCAATGCTTGTATAGTCACACACAGAAAAATAGAAGATTTGAAAATCGTTGTTGTCGGTGCAGGTGCTGCCGCAATATCTTGTGCGAGACTTTACAGAAAGCTTGGAGTAAGAGAGATATATATGCTTGACTCAAAGGGTGTTATTCACAATGGGAGAAGTGATTTAAATGCTTATAAGAGAGAATTTTGTGCAGGAGGATATATGACTCACTCAGAAGTGTTTGAGTGTGCTGACGTAGTCGTGGGCTTATCTCGTCCTGGAACATTTAGCGTAGAAGATATTAAAACTATGGCAAATGAGCCTATAGTATTTACTTTGGCAAATCCGACACCTGAGATATTTCCGCAAGAAATCTTAAAAGCAAGACCAGATGCAGTAGTAGCAACAGGGCGCAGTGATTTTGACAACCAAGTAAACAACGTTTTGGGGTTTCCGTTTATTTTTAGAGGAGCGATGGATGTTCGTGCTCGAAAGATAAATGATGAAATGAAAATAGCAGCAGCCTATGCATTAGCAGATTTGGCACGTAGTGAAGTACCGAAATATCTGAGTGAACTATATGGGAAAAAGATAAAATTTGGTAAAGACTATTTGATTCCTAAGCCGTTTGATAAAAGACTTATAGTTGAAATATCAAGTGCAGTGGCACAGGCCGCTGTAGATAGCGGAGCTTCTGTTATGAAGGATTTTGATATAAAAGCTTACAAGAAAGAGTTGGCAAAAATATTAAAATAG
- a CDS encoding tetratricopeptide repeat protein — protein MKTLTLANIYELQGLKEEALEIYKEILKKDPSNSDAKIAIRRLSGMRKKFLNVNTQMKEYFVKMEADIEFNEFERWLLKLWN, from the coding sequence ATGAAAACACTTACCTTAGCAAATATCTATGAACTTCAAGGGCTAAAAGAAGAGGCTCTTGAGATATATAAAGAGATACTTAAAAAAGATCCCTCAAATAGTGACGCTAAGATCGCGATACGAAGACTCTCAGGCATGAGAAAGAAGTTTTTAAACGTAAATACCCAGATGAAAGAGTATTTTGTAAAGATGGAAGCAGACATTGAGTTTAATGAATTTGAAAGGTGGTTATTGAAACTATGGAACTAA
- a CDS encoding tRNA (cytidine(34)-2'-O)-methyltransferase codes for MFNLVLVNPQIPNNTGAIGRLCVNAGASLHIIKPIAFDIDEKAVRRAGLDYWHKLDLHVWESIDDFFQNNKITDNAYFATTKTDKPYFEAAFKEGDYIFFGSETAGIPEAILDAYKEQNITIPMTKDGRSLNLAISTGIVLYDAIRQNYTAFKGLL; via the coding sequence ATGTTTAACCTTGTTCTAGTAAATCCGCAGATACCAAACAATACCGGAGCAATAGGTCGTCTGTGCGTTAATGCCGGTGCATCTTTGCACATAATAAAGCCCATTGCTTTTGATATAGACGAAAAAGCGGTCAGACGTGCAGGACTTGACTATTGGCATAAGCTGGACCTTCATGTCTGGGAGAGCATAGATGATTTTTTTCAAAATAATAAAATAACAGACAATGCTTACTTTGCCACCACTAAAACAGACAAACCATACTTTGAAGCGGCATTTAAAGAGGGCGATTACATATTTTTTGGAAGCGAAACTGCGGGAATACCAGAGGCTATTTTAGATGCCTACAAAGAGCAAAATATAACTATACCTATGACCAAAGATGGCAGAAGCCTAAACCTGGCGATAAGCACAGGCATAGTTTTATATGATGCAATAAGACAGAACTACACCGCTTTTAAAGGACTCCTATGA
- a CDS encoding LexA family transcriptional regulator, producing the protein MKNFLEIVEEIKSIVSTEFNGRKIYDKDVADILGISQMNFATMKKRNKIPFGELLDFCATKSISINWILYGQSPESLVEATNRFFMVKYFGDVNASAGGGADTDEGEAQGIEIPQEFVMMLDGERELKNIEAINVSGDSMEPTFSYNDIVFINRSKTDLQRGGVFTIRTDGGLFIKRIQKRIDGKIDIISDNQVYSTQTLDPSEIEVIGRVVSRFGSID; encoded by the coding sequence ATGAAAAATTTTCTTGAAATTGTTGAAGAGATAAAAAGCATTGTCTCTACAGAGTTTAACGGCAGAAAGATTTACGACAAAGATGTAGCTGACATACTTGGCATATCGCAAATGAATTTTGCAACTATGAAAAAAAGAAACAAGATCCCATTCGGTGAACTTTTAGATTTTTGCGCAACAAAGTCTATATCTATAAACTGGATCCTTTATGGGCAGTCGCCTGAGAGTCTGGTAGAGGCTACAAACAGATTTTTTATGGTCAAATACTTTGGCGATGTCAATGCGTCTGCAGGCGGTGGGGCAGATACAGACGAGGGAGAAGCACAGGGCATAGAGATCCCTCAAGAATTTGTTATGATGCTTGACGGAGAGAGAGAGCTTAAGAACATTGAAGCAATAAATGTTTCAGGAGACTCAATGGAGCCTACTTTTAGTTATAACGATATAGTCTTTATAAACAGAAGTAAAACTGACCTTCAAAGAGGAGGGGTTTTTACCATAAGAACTGATGGCGGCCTCTTTATAAAGAGAATTCAGAAGAGAATTGACGGGAAAATTGATATAATATCCGACAATCAAGTCTACTCGACACAGACCCTTGATCCGTCAGAAATAGAGGTGATCGGAAGGGTTGTGAGCAGATTTGGAAGTATTGATTAA